The Lactuca sativa cultivar Salinas chromosome 2, Lsat_Salinas_v11, whole genome shotgun sequence genome includes a window with the following:
- the LOC111882060 gene encoding polyphenol oxidase, chloroplastic: MASPAASPTKTPTATTSTFTGGRSLSSSFTYSSSFSFKSSQVPIARISNHRHAVSCKTIDDDNHHANSSKFDRRNILLGIGGLYSATTTFGSNSLAFADPVMAPDVTKCGPAELPIGVEPINCCPPITTNILDFKPPQSNTLRVRPAAHLVVNEDYIAKFNKAIELMKALPHDDPRNFMQQANIHCAYCDGSYKQVGFPNLEHQVHTSWLFFPYHRYYVYFFEKICGKLIDDPNFAIPFWNWDAPDGMQIPDIFTNKNSQLYDPLRDTNHQPPSVVDLDFNGVDKNLSRSELTSKNLSVMYRQMVSSAKTASLFMGRPYRAGDEPNPGSGSIEVSPHAPVHSWTGDPKQKNWEDMGTFYSAARDPIFYAHHANIDRMWSIWKTLGGKDFTDKEWLDSSFVFYDENADLVRAKVRDCCDSKNLGYVYQDVDIPWINCKPYRPSERAPVSYDHIPYTKNVFPGNLDKVIKVLVPRPKKSRSKKEKEEEEEILVIDGIEVKTDEFVKFDVLINCEDDGMSATADQLEFAGSFVNVPHNHDHGKNMKTRLRLGISELLEDLTADNDEKVLVTLVPKTNGSGISIQEIKIEYEVR; this comes from the coding sequence ATGGCATCGCCTGCAGCATCACCAACCAAAACCCCTACTGCCACTACCTCCACTTTCACCGGTGGAAGGAGCCTCTCTTCCTCATTCACCTACTCTTCTTCCTTCTCTTTTAAGTCATCTCAAGTTCCAATAGCTAGAATCTCCAACCATCGCCATGCAGTTTCATGCAAAACCATAGATGATGACAACCACCATGCAAACTCCAGCAAATTTGATAGGAGAAACATCCTTTTAGGGATCGGAGGTCTGTACAGCGCCACCACCACTTTTGGATCTAATTCATTGGCCTTTGCTGATCCAGTCATGGCTCCCGACGTCACAAAATGTGGTCCAGCTGAATTACCCATAGGTGTTGAACCCATAAATTGTTGCCCTCCAATCACCACAAATATTCTCGACTTCAAACCACCGCAGTCAAATACTCTCCGTGTCAGGCCGGCAGCACATTTGGTTGTTAATgaagattacatagctaaattcAATAAAGCTATCGAGCTCATGAAAGCTCTCCCACATGATGATCCTCGTAACTTCATGCAACAAGCTAACATTCATTGTGCGTATTGCGATGGCTCGTATAAACAAGTCGGTTTCCCAAATCTGGAACATCAAGTACATACCTCATGGCTATTCTTTCCTTACCATCGCTATTACGTATACTTTTTCGAGAAAATTTGTGGCAAATTAATTGATGACCCAAATTTCGCTATTCCATTTTGGAACTGGGATGCACCAGATGGTATGCAAATCcctgatatttttacaaataaGAATTCTCAATTATACGATCCTCTTCGCGATACGAATCATCAACCACCGTCTGTGGTTGATCTTGACTTCAATGGTGTCGACAAAAATCTGAGCCGCTCTGAGCTTACGTCCAAAAATCTCAGCGTTATGTATAGACAAATGGTGTCTAGTGCAAAGACTGCTAGTCTTTTCATGGGTAGACCTTATCGTGCAGGTGATGAGCCTAACCCTGGTTCTGGCTCCATCGAGGTGTCACCACATGCTCCGGTTCATAGCTGGACCGGAGATCCGAAACAAAAGAATTGGGAAGACATGGGTACCTTTTATTCTGCTGCTAGAGATCCTATATTCTATGCACATCATGCGAATATCGATAGAATGTGGTCAATATGGAAAACTCTCGGTGGAAAGGATTTTACAGATAAAGAATGGCTTGATTCATCGTTCGTGTTCTATGATGAGAACGCTGACTTGGTTCGAGCCAAGGTGAGGGATTGTTGTGACTCTAAGAATCTTGGCTATGTTTATCAAGATGTAGATATACCATGGATAAACTGCAAACCTTATCGACCATCGGAAAGGGCTCCTGTATCCTACGACCatataccatatacaaaaaatgttTTTCCAGGGAATCTTGATAAGGTGATAAAAGTGCTGGTTCCGAGGCCGAAGAAATCGAGGAGCAAGAAAgagaaagaggaagaagaagagattTTGGTGATCGATGGGATTGAAGTGAAGACAGATGAGTTTGTGAAGTTTGATGTTTTAATTAACTGTGAAGATGATGGGATGAGCGCCACAGCGGATCAACTTGAGTTCGCAGGAAGTTTTGTGAATGTCCCTCATAACCATGATCATGGTAAGAATATGAAGACAAGATTGAGGTTAGGGATAAGTGAGCTTTTGGAGGATTTGACGGCTGATAATGATGAAAAGGTGTTGGTGACATTGGTGCCCAAAACTAACGGCAGTGGAATTTCCATTCAAGAGATAAAAATCGAATATGAAGTTCGATAA
- the LOC111882061 gene encoding uncharacterized protein LOC111882061, whose protein sequence is MKSSAKPKSHLPQPLKSLPNDVKGKRKLVEESNVPTNKSMYNSKRVEREFIKNQIKSKRKQSDLKETKPQHNKIKVFTIKRKDETTLIKRTYLVIHDEQFDNEWYIDSGCSRHMTGRKEELREFHALKNGGNVIYGNNSFGTIKGYGMITNGDFSIRKVDYVEGLQHSLMSVSQLVA, encoded by the exons ATGAAATCAAGCGCAAAACCAAAATCTCATCTCCCTCAACCCTTAAAATCTTTACCTAACGATGTCAAGGGAAAGAGAAAGCTAGTCGAGGAGTCTAACGTACCAACCAATAAGTCGATGTATAATTCTAAGAGAGTGGAGAGAGAATTCatcaaaaatcaaatcaaatctaAACGAAAACAATCCGATTTAAAAGAGACAAAACCACAACATAATAagattaaagttttcaccattaaaaggaaagatgaaactaCTTTAATTAAGAGAACTTATTTG GTTATTCATGATGAGCAGTTTGACAacgaatggtacatcgacagtggttgctcacgtcataTGACTGGGAGAAAGGAAGAGCTAAGAGAGTTTCATGCACTGAAAAATGGTGGAAATGTAATATATGGTAACAACTCGTTTGGAACGATCAAAGGATATGGGATGATTACGAATGGAGATTTCTCAATACGAAAGGTGgattatgtggaaggactacaacacagcCTAATGAGTGTTTCTCAATTGGTAGCTTGA